From Ictidomys tridecemlineatus isolate mIctTri1 chromosome 2, mIctTri1.hap1, whole genome shotgun sequence, the proteins below share one genomic window:
- the Gnb1l gene encoding guanine nucleotide-binding protein subunit beta-like protein 1 isoform X2, with translation MDSVHLESVGFCRSSILAEGQLHWMLAVPGKDSDEVQILEMPSKTSVCTLKPEADAKPGMPMCLRLWQANPGPRPLLLVGYEDGSVALWDISERKVCSHIACHGEPVMGFDFDSQKTRGISGSAGKALAVWSLDGQQALQVCHTHELTNPGIADVMIRPDRKILATAGWDHRIRIFHWRTMKPLAVLAFHSASVHCVAFAADGLLAAGSKDQRISIWSLYQRT, from the exons ATGGACTCTGTGCACCTGGAAAGTGTGGGCTTCTGCAGGAGCTCCATCCTGGCTGAGGGGCAGTTGCACTGGATGCTTGCTGTGCCAGGGAAGGACAGTGATGAG GTTCAGATTCTGGAGATGCCATCCAAGACGTCAGTGTGCACCCTGAAGCCGGAGGCAGATGCCAAGCCAGGCATGCCCATGTGCCTGAGGCTGTGGCAG GCTAACCCTGGTCCCCGCCCGCTCCTTCTGGTCGGCTATGAGGACGGATCAGTGGCCCTGTGGGACATCTCAGAGCGGAAGGTGTGCAGCCACATTGCCTGCCATGGGGAGCCAGTCATGGGCTTTGACTTCGACTCCCAGAAGACCAGAGGCATCTCAGGCTCTGCAGGAAAGGCGCTGGCTGTCTGGAGCCTGGATGGGCAGCAGGCCCTACAG GTATGCCACACTCATGAACTCACCAATCCTGGGATTGCTGATGTCATGATCCGGCCAGATCGAAAGATCCTGGCTACTGCAGGTTGGGACCATCGCATCCGCATATTTCACTGGAGAACAATGAAACCACTGGCTGTGTTGGCCTTCCACAGTGCTTCTGTCCACTGTGTGGCCTTTGCTGCTGATGGCTTGTTGGCTGCGGGATCCAAGGACCAGCGCATCAGCATTTGGTCACTGTACCAACGCACATGA